The Nocardia sp. BMG111209 genome includes a window with the following:
- the pyrH gene encoding UMP kinase gives MSEPEPARKGYRRVLLKLGGEMFGGGRVGLDPDVVQTVAEQIAEVVSGGVQVAVVIGGGNFFRGAELEERGMERARSDYMGMLGTVMNSLALQDFLQQQGVDTRVQTAITMGQVAEPYIPLRAKRHLEKGRVVIFGAGMGMPYFSTDTTAAQRALEIGAEVVLMAKAVDGVYTDDPKTNPNAEMFSEVTHKEVIERGLKVADATAFSLCMDNQMPMLVFNLLTKGNIARAVAGEKIGTLVRS, from the coding sequence ATGTCCGAGCCGGAGCCGGCCCGTAAGGGCTATCGCCGAGTACTCCTCAAACTGGGCGGCGAAATGTTCGGTGGCGGCCGGGTGGGTCTCGATCCGGACGTGGTGCAGACGGTCGCCGAACAGATCGCCGAGGTGGTCTCCGGTGGCGTGCAGGTCGCGGTCGTGATCGGCGGCGGCAATTTCTTCCGCGGCGCCGAATTGGAGGAGCGCGGCATGGAACGCGCCCGCTCCGACTACATGGGCATGCTCGGCACCGTGATGAACAGCCTTGCGCTGCAAGACTTTCTGCAGCAGCAGGGCGTCGACACCCGGGTGCAGACGGCGATCACCATGGGCCAGGTCGCCGAGCCCTACATTCCGCTGCGGGCCAAGCGGCATCTGGAGAAGGGCCGGGTGGTGATCTTCGGTGCGGGCATGGGTATGCCGTACTTCTCCACGGACACCACCGCGGCGCAACGAGCCCTCGAGATCGGCGCCGAAGTGGTGCTGATGGCGAAGGCGGTCGACGGCGTCTACACCGACGATCCGAAGACCAATCCGAATGCGGAGATGTTTTCCGAGGTCACCCACAAAGAAGTCATCGAGCGGGGCCTGAAGGTCGCAGATGCCACCGCGTTCAGTCTCTGTATGGACAACCAGATGCCCATGCTGGTGTTCAATCTCTTGACGAAGGGCAACATCGCCCGCGCGGTGGCCGGTGAGAAGATCGGCACACTGGTTCGGTCCTGA